A genome region from Streptomyces antimycoticus includes the following:
- a CDS encoding YbfB/YjiJ family MFS transporter yields MQQHVTDSRGGRHSPWGHVVQAAAALGAGMGVGRFVYTPILPLMHAQAGLSAATGANLATANYVGYLLGALAGTFLPRLVRSPAVLRGCLVVLAVSLAAMPVTHSPGVWLVLRLCAGVASALIFVIAASSLLSHLRDHPAHLPGWAFGGVGAGIALSGLLVLALRTIADWQAAWWASAALTALLALPAWFLRPEPAPPSASATPGAEQRATGPRAHRWFTARWFTALLASYTLEGIGYIIAGTFLVAAIEQSSPGWIGSGAWVLVGLAAIPSSALWAGLGRRWSRPGLLLAALAVQAVGIALPALIGGVAAALLSAVLFGATFIGVSTLALATGAHLRFPRAVAVLTAGYSVGQILGPLVATPLLRHGYHQALVLAAAVVLAAAVAAALLRIGFPHHMPTPGHPVARSEPAPGGQPTAVDTARAQAD; encoded by the coding sequence ATGCAGCAGCACGTCACCGACTCCCGAGGCGGACGCCACTCACCCTGGGGCCATGTCGTACAGGCCGCCGCCGCGCTGGGAGCGGGCATGGGTGTGGGCCGTTTCGTCTACACCCCGATTCTTCCCCTGATGCACGCTCAGGCCGGGCTGTCCGCCGCGACGGGGGCGAATCTCGCCACCGCCAACTACGTCGGCTATCTGCTCGGCGCGCTCGCCGGAACCTTCCTGCCCCGGCTGGTGCGTTCCCCGGCCGTGCTGCGGGGTTGCCTGGTGGTGCTGGCGGTGTCCCTGGCAGCGATGCCCGTGACCCACTCCCCCGGTGTATGGCTGGTGCTCCGGCTGTGTGCGGGCGTGGCCAGTGCGCTGATCTTCGTCATCGCCGCCAGCTCCCTGCTCAGCCATCTGCGCGACCACCCCGCGCACTTGCCCGGGTGGGCCTTCGGCGGAGTCGGGGCCGGTATCGCCCTGTCCGGGCTGCTCGTCCTCGCCCTGCGCACCATCGCCGACTGGCAGGCCGCGTGGTGGGCCTCCGCCGCGCTGACCGCGCTGCTCGCCCTTCCGGCATGGTTCCTGCGACCGGAACCCGCGCCCCCGTCGGCGTCCGCCACGCCCGGCGCGGAGCAGCGGGCGACCGGTCCGCGCGCCCATCGGTGGTTCACCGCTCGGTGGTTCACCGCGCTCCTCGCGTCCTACACGCTGGAGGGCATCGGCTACATCATCGCGGGCACCTTCCTGGTGGCCGCGATCGAGCAGAGTTCTCCCGGCTGGATCGGCAGTGGTGCCTGGGTGCTGGTCGGCCTGGCGGCCATCCCTTCCTCCGCGCTGTGGGCGGGGCTGGGCCGGCGCTGGTCCCGCCCGGGCCTCCTGTTGGCCGCCCTGGCCGTCCAGGCCGTCGGCATCGCCCTGCCCGCGCTGATCGGTGGCGTCGCCGCCGCGCTGCTCTCCGCGGTGCTCTTCGGCGCCACGTTCATCGGCGTCAGCACGCTCGCGCTCGCGACCGGCGCGCATCTGCGCTTCCCCCGCGCGGTCGCCGTGCTGACGGCCGGATACTCGGTGGGCCAGATCCTCGGCCCGCTGGTCGCCACCCCGCTGCTGCGCCACGGGTACCACCAGGCCCTGGTCCTCGCGGCCGCCGTCGTCCTGGCGGCCGCCGTCGCGGCAGCCCTCCTCCGGATCGGTTTCCCCCACCACATGCCCACACCCGGCCACCCGGTCGCGCGCTCGGAACCCGCACCGGGCGGGCAGCCCACGGCCGTCGACACCGCGCGGGCGCAGGCGGACTGA
- a CDS encoding ATP-binding cassette domain-containing protein → MGHLEAAHLAFFLPDGRLLLGDVSFRVAEGTVAALVGPNGAGKTTLLRLVSGEVEPHGGTVTVSGSLGVMPQFIGSVRDERTVRDLLVSVAQPRVREAARAVDEAELAIMERDDEAAQMAYAQSLSDWAEARGYEAETVWDMCTTAALGVPYERAQWRQVRTLSGGEQKRLVLEALLRGPDDVLLLDEPDNYLDVPGKQWLEERLRETRKTVLFISHDRELLARAADRIVSVEPSPAGSDVWVHGAGFATYHDAREERFERFEELRRRWDEKHAQLKRLVLDMQRYAARSDEMASRYQAAKTRLRKFEEAGPPPEPPRKQDITMRLAGGRTGVRALTCRALELEGLMRPFDLEVFYGERVAVLGSNGSGKSHFLRLLAGQSVDHRGEWKLGARVVPGHFAQTHAHPELFGRTLVDILWTEHARDRGRAMSALRRYELDRQGDQTFDRLSGGQQARFQILLLELAGTTALLLDEPTDNLDLESAEALQDGLGAYDGTVLAVTHDRWFARSFDRFLVFGADGVVRETAEPVWDERRVDRVR, encoded by the coding sequence ATGGGACATCTGGAGGCCGCGCACCTCGCCTTTTTCCTGCCCGACGGACGGCTGCTGCTGGGCGATGTGTCGTTCCGCGTCGCGGAGGGCACGGTGGCCGCCCTGGTCGGGCCCAATGGGGCGGGCAAGACCACGCTGCTGCGGCTGGTCTCCGGCGAGGTGGAGCCGCACGGCGGCACGGTCACGGTCAGCGGTTCGCTCGGGGTGATGCCGCAGTTCATCGGCTCCGTGCGCGATGAGCGGACGGTGCGCGACCTGCTGGTGTCGGTGGCCCAGCCCCGGGTCCGCGAGGCCGCCCGCGCGGTCGACGAGGCCGAGCTGGCGATCATGGAACGGGACGACGAGGCCGCCCAGATGGCCTACGCCCAGAGCCTGAGCGACTGGGCCGAGGCACGTGGCTACGAGGCCGAGACGGTATGGGACATGTGCACCACGGCGGCGCTCGGAGTGCCGTACGAACGGGCCCAGTGGCGCCAGGTGCGCACCCTCAGCGGCGGCGAGCAGAAGCGGCTGGTGCTGGAGGCGCTGCTGCGCGGGCCCGACGATGTGCTGCTGCTGGACGAGCCGGACAACTACCTCGACGTGCCGGGCAAGCAGTGGCTGGAGGAGCGGCTGCGCGAGACCCGTAAGACGGTGCTGTTCATCAGCCACGACCGGGAACTGCTGGCCCGCGCGGCCGACCGGATCGTCAGCGTCGAGCCGAGCCCGGCGGGCAGCGATGTGTGGGTGCACGGCGCCGGTTTCGCCACTTACCACGACGCCCGCGAGGAGCGGTTCGAGCGCTTCGAGGAGCTCCGGCGGCGCTGGGACGAGAAACATGCCCAGCTCAAACGGCTGGTGCTGGACATGCAGCGGTACGCCGCCCGCAGCGATGAGATGGCCTCCCGCTACCAGGCCGCCAAGACCCGGCTGCGGAAGTTCGAGGAGGCCGGCCCGCCACCGGAGCCCCCGCGCAAACAGGACATCACCATGCGGCTCGCGGGCGGACGCACCGGGGTGCGGGCGCTGACCTGCCGGGCGCTGGAGCTGGAGGGGCTGATGCGCCCCTTCGACCTGGAGGTCTTCTACGGTGAGCGGGTGGCCGTCCTGGGGTCCAACGGCTCGGGCAAGTCCCACTTCCTGCGGCTCCTGGCGGGCCAGAGCGTCGACCACCGGGGGGAGTGGAAGCTGGGCGCGCGGGTCGTACCCGGTCACTTCGCCCAGACCCACGCCCATCCGGAGCTCTTCGGGCGCACGCTGGTCGACATCCTGTGGACCGAGCACGCCCGGGACCGGGGCCGCGCGATGAGCGCGCTACGGCGCTATGAGCTCGACCGCCAGGGCGACCAGACCTTCGACCGGCTCTCGGGCGGTCAGCAGGCCCGGTTCCAGATCCTGCTGCTCGAACTGGCCGGGACGACCGCGCTGCTGCTGGACGAGCCCACGGACAACCTGGACCTGGAGTCGGCCGAAGCGCTGCAGGACGGGCTCGGCGCCTATGACGGGACGGTGCTGGCGGTCACCCATGACCGCTGGTTCGCGCGGTCCTTCGACCGCTTCCTGGTCTTCGGCGCGGACGGTGTCGTCCGCGAGACGGCGGAGCCGGTCTGGGACGAACGCCGCGTCGACCGGGTCCGCTAG
- a CDS encoding Rieske (2Fe-2S) protein: MTQSAINGQGTTRRAVVTAAGVAGLAATLAACGKDDSGDSDSGSAGSAQDAGGSQPSQSAEGGQSAGGDGMELAKTSQIPEGGGMVFKDHKVVVTQPKAGEFKAFSSICTHQGCSVGDVTGGTINCPCHQSKFDITDGSVKGGPAQKPLPGAQIKVQGSSIWMA, translated from the coding sequence ATGACGCAGTCGGCAATCAACGGGCAGGGCACCACCCGCCGCGCCGTCGTCACCGCGGCGGGAGTGGCCGGGCTGGCCGCCACGCTTGCCGCATGCGGCAAGGACGACAGCGGCGATTCGGACAGCGGCAGCGCGGGCAGCGCCCAGGACGCCGGGGGTTCGCAGCCGTCGCAGAGCGCGGAGGGCGGCCAGTCGGCCGGCGGGGACGGCATGGAACTGGCCAAGACCTCCCAGATCCCCGAGGGCGGCGGCATGGTCTTCAAGGACCACAAGGTCGTGGTGACCCAGCCCAAGGCGGGCGAGTTCAAGGCGTTCTCGTCAATCTGTACGCACCAGGGCTGCTCGGTCGGCGATGTGACCGGCGGCACCATCAACTGCCCGTGCCACCAGAGCAAGTTCGACATCACCGACGGCAGCGTGAAGGGCGGACCGGCGCAGAAGCCGCTGCCGGGCGCGCAGATCAAGGTGCAGGGAAGCTCGATCTGGATGGCGTGA
- a CDS encoding cysteine hydrolase family protein translates to MTQGTLLSRAVTPSPREDLVELLRPEGCALLTVECQRGVVGPDSALPELAAVAQESGALGRVAQLVAAAHDTGVQVLHAVAERRADGRGANRNAPLFRAVERLPVRQLTGSAAVEIAEPVPVAAEDLIVRRLHGLSPIAGTEVDALLRNLGCRTLVITGVSANVAIPAAVFDAVNLGYTAVVPEDAIAGVPASYTPAMVRHTLALVAAVTTADEVVACWRRTAVTPSRSSFPAP, encoded by the coding sequence ATGACGCAAGGGACGCTACTCTCCCGCGCCGTGACCCCGAGCCCCCGCGAAGACCTGGTGGAACTGCTCCGGCCGGAAGGCTGCGCCCTGCTCACCGTCGAATGCCAGCGCGGTGTGGTGGGCCCGGACAGCGCGCTGCCCGAACTGGCGGCCGTGGCCCAGGAGTCCGGTGCGCTCGGGCGTGTCGCCCAGCTGGTGGCGGCCGCCCACGACACGGGCGTCCAGGTGCTGCACGCGGTGGCCGAGCGGCGCGCCGACGGACGCGGTGCGAACCGCAACGCCCCGCTGTTCCGGGCCGTCGAGCGGCTGCCGGTCCGGCAGCTCACCGGAAGCGCGGCGGTGGAGATCGCCGAACCGGTTCCGGTGGCCGCCGAGGACCTGATCGTACGGCGGCTGCACGGCCTCTCGCCGATCGCCGGGACCGAGGTGGACGCGCTGCTGCGCAATCTGGGCTGCCGCACGCTGGTCATCACCGGCGTGTCGGCCAATGTGGCGATCCCGGCCGCCGTCTTCGACGCCGTCAACCTCGGCTACACGGCCGTGGTGCCCGAGGACGCGATCGCCGGGGTGCCCGCCTCGTACACCCCGGCGATGGTCCGCCACACCCTCGCCCTCGTGGCCGCCGTCACCACGGCCGACGAGGTGGTCGCCTGCTGGCGGAGGACGGCCGTCACGCCATCCAGATCGAGCTTCCCTGCACCTTGA
- a CDS encoding pyridoxamine 5'-phosphate oxidase family protein, with amino-acid sequence MTVTQRRGRRIMMAQDELDAFLAEQRTCRVATVAADGRPHVSPLWFCWDGAALWLYSLTRSRRWAEVRRDPRIAVVIDDGHDYGELRGVELSGEAVLVGEAPRTGVSCPELDTPERMFAAKYFGLDAMPHDGRHAWLRLAPEAIRSWDFRKMPQG; translated from the coding sequence ATGACCGTCACCCAGCGGCGGGGACGCCGCATCATGATGGCCCAGGACGAGCTGGACGCCTTCCTCGCCGAACAGCGCACCTGCCGGGTGGCGACCGTCGCCGCGGACGGGCGGCCGCATGTCAGCCCGTTGTGGTTCTGCTGGGACGGCGCCGCCCTGTGGCTGTACTCCCTGACCCGCAGCCGCCGCTGGGCCGAGGTGCGCCGCGATCCGCGGATCGCCGTGGTGATCGACGACGGGCACGACTACGGCGAACTGCGCGGAGTGGAGCTCTCCGGCGAGGCGGTCCTGGTCGGCGAGGCGCCACGCACCGGCGTGTCGTGCCCCGAACTCGACACGCCCGAGCGGATGTTCGCGGCGAAGTACTTCGGCCTGGACGCCATGCCGCACGACGGGCGCCATGCATGGCTGCGCCTGGCCCCCGAGGCGATCCGCTCCTGGGACTTCCGCAAGATGCCGCAGGGCTGA
- a CDS encoding LysR family transcriptional regulator — MLNLDRLRTLHAVARHGSVSGAAEGLHVTTSAVSQQLAKLERETGQQLLAKNGRGIRLTDAGRLLSDHAARILSQVELAQADLEAQRGHAVGELLLGAFPTAVRGLFPEALGRLRTEHPQLNVRLQEMEPDESVPSVVRGDIDLAVVLDWYNKPLPMPGGLVKAALLDDPVDVAMPADHPLADRHAVEPEDFVDDEWVSWPKGGFCYDWLMVTLRGKGIEPRIRHTAHEHHTQLSLIAAGLGIAVVPRLGRGPVPEGVRMVPVSQPTMRRHIYAIWRADADRRPSIRAAVEVLRSVGEKIID; from the coding sequence CGAGGGGCTGCACGTCACCACCTCCGCCGTCTCCCAGCAACTCGCCAAGCTGGAGCGGGAGACCGGTCAGCAGCTGCTCGCCAAGAACGGGCGCGGGATCCGGCTCACCGACGCCGGGCGGCTGCTCTCCGACCACGCGGCGCGCATCCTCTCCCAGGTGGAGCTGGCCCAGGCGGATCTGGAGGCGCAGCGTGGCCATGCCGTCGGCGAGCTGCTGCTGGGCGCGTTTCCGACCGCCGTCCGCGGTCTCTTTCCCGAAGCGCTGGGCCGGCTGCGCACCGAGCATCCGCAGCTGAATGTGCGGCTGCAGGAGATGGAGCCCGATGAGTCGGTGCCCTCGGTGGTGCGCGGCGACATCGATCTGGCCGTGGTCCTGGACTGGTACAACAAGCCCCTGCCGATGCCCGGCGGGCTGGTGAAGGCCGCCCTGCTGGACGACCCGGTGGATGTGGCGATGCCCGCCGACCACCCCCTCGCCGACCGGCACGCGGTCGAGCCGGAGGACTTCGTGGACGACGAGTGGGTCTCCTGGCCCAAGGGCGGGTTCTGCTACGACTGGCTGATGGTGACCCTGCGCGGCAAGGGCATCGAGCCGAGGATCCGGCACACCGCGCATGAGCACCACACCCAGCTCTCGCTGATCGCCGCCGGGCTGGGCATCGCCGTGGTGCCCCGGCTGGGCCGAGGCCCGGTGCCCGAGGGGGTGCGGATGGTGCCCGTCAGCCAGCCCACGATGCGGCGGCACATCTACGCGATCTGGCGCGCGGACGCCGATCGCAGGCCCTCGATCCGGGCGGCGGTCGAGGTGCTGCGGTCTGTCGGCGAGAAGATCATCGACTGA